Below is a window of Elusimicrobiales bacterium DNA.
CGGGCGCGTCCGGCTGCGCCTCCACAAACCCGCCCAGCGCCGCATACACATTTTCCGGCGGGGTGGCTATTTCCTCGGTGCCGAATATGATGCCGGCATGTCCGCCGGTTTCGTATGCCACCTCGGCCATCTGCATCGCGCAGGACAGCAGCATCAGCATGTCAACCCTGCCGGAATCTTCCAGAATTTTGCGCAGCTCCGTGTTCCTGACATGGCCGGAACCGCTCCCGTAAAGCATTCCCAGCATCCGGGACCGCCCCTCCACCCAGCCGCTGCCGTGGCCGTGCAGAATAAGGGCGTAATGCCGCGCGGGAAATTCGCGCCTGGCCCAGCGGACGAAGTCCGTAACATTGCGGTAATCGCCGAAATCCAGCTTGTCAAACCGCGCCAGCGCGGGCGAATGGAACGGATTACTGGAATCGGTGTGCTCCATGAGGTATCTGCTGGCGCCGCCGGAAGGATACGAGGCTTGCAGCACCATGTTGACCTTTGAGGTGGTGCCGGCATGGCCGGTTCCCTCCATGACGCGGTACAGCAGATTGGATTCCAGGGGCGGGTATCCCGCATAGACCATGATGGTCCATTCCTTCATCTGCGGCTTGGCTTCGGCGGACGCGGCGGGCGACGCGGCCTGCCGGGGCGGGGCGATACGCTCCAGCTCCGCCAGCGCGGAGGCCGCGGCGGACGCCGGCGCGCTGATACCAAGGGAAAGAATGCACAGACAGGTGGTTCTTCTCATGAAATTATTGTTTGCACAGGTCGTAACGTTGCGCCACGCGGACCAGTATGTCGTTGAATATATCCCAGTTGCTGTCCCT
It encodes the following:
- a CDS encoding clostripain-related cysteine peptidase is translated as MRRTTCLCILSLGISAPASAAASALAELERIAPPRQAASPAASAEAKPQMKEWTIMVYAGYPPLESNLLYRVMEGTGHAGTTSKVNMVLQASYPSGGASRYLMEHTDSSNPFHSPALARFDKLDFGDYRNVTDFVRWARREFPARHYALILHGHGSGWVEGRSRMLGMLYGSGSGHVRNTELRKILEDSGRVDMLMLLSCAMQMAEVAYETGGHAGIIFGTEEIATPPENVYAALGGFVEAQPDAPAAAIAAAVLASVKKEFEELYWPDKHMDLGETFSAIDGAKAVELAAMLKDWSQAVMRAGEREAVSYAVNNVLRFGMAGYGSLEPDLRRDYAHFGDLCHFARLVGERAKGGEVKAKSAELERFISQELVIGRLGLFQRKHGDYGANALGISIEIPPRRQNPVPPDTEAGYAQSGAFARDSGWAEFTGWMNGFLTRPNSLKVSDQPENFSWPRDSAKNRFILPSQNYPFVPWSTRG